One genomic window of Actinoalloteichus hoggarensis includes the following:
- a CDS encoding DUF371 domain-containing protein, with product MSIEVLRLRCRGHAAVRGTHAKTLEFSADADITARATCVIGVAAELVGPAEPAVAGPLRITIASGGVEIVVHATGNSLWRPASGAVVRLSSERLPDTLATNADLAASGLPRELIQRAAEPSAVVDVLVERAPGPPNGVLVRFRAGPGRVRRLAVECAAADLVIAEDGGARAAVTAHGGRVGRAAEAAACLAAGGRVLAVATTDDTEPTIAALLAAPDRPTVEVLGLPPELAVSAVSPQATPVLAAGRLAPREVPRLVGAHPGTAVVFTAQAAELPRVLAEVDRQAGARRVAVAGATPAGAERPWWGPAAEVRAPGRGDVVCRVDAEEESAPLPRVDPTSLVSALLADSVSPRTVAMALAAQPGWSRRGAYDFVLALTRRPSG from the coding sequence ATGTCGATCGAGGTCCTGCGGCTGCGTTGTCGGGGACACGCCGCCGTCCGAGGAACCCACGCCAAGACGCTCGAGTTCTCCGCCGACGCCGACATCACCGCCAGGGCGACCTGTGTCATCGGCGTCGCCGCCGAACTCGTCGGTCCCGCCGAACCCGCCGTGGCCGGGCCGCTGCGGATCACCATCGCCTCGGGCGGGGTCGAGATCGTCGTGCATGCCACCGGGAACTCGCTGTGGCGGCCGGCGTCGGGGGCGGTGGTGCGGCTCAGTTCCGAGCGGCTGCCGGACACCCTGGCCACGAACGCGGATCTCGCCGCGTCGGGGCTGCCTCGGGAGCTGATACAGCGGGCGGCGGAGCCCTCGGCGGTGGTCGACGTCCTCGTGGAACGCGCGCCTGGCCCGCCGAACGGGGTGCTGGTGCGGTTTCGTGCCGGGCCGGGACGGGTGCGCCGACTCGCCGTGGAGTGCGCCGCCGCCGATCTGGTCATCGCCGAGGACGGCGGCGCGCGCGCTGCCGTCACCGCGCACGGCGGCCGGGTGGGCCGTGCGGCGGAGGCAGCGGCCTGCCTGGCGGCGGGTGGGCGGGTGCTCGCCGTCGCCACCACCGACGACACCGAGCCGACGATCGCCGCGCTCCTCGCCGCACCGGACCGCCCGACCGTCGAAGTGCTCGGGCTTCCCCCCGAGCTGGCCGTCTCGGCGGTCTCGCCGCAGGCCACCCCGGTGCTGGCGGCGGGTCGGCTCGCCCCACGTGAGGTGCCCCGTCTTGTCGGCGCCCATCCCGGTACCGCCGTCGTCTTCACCGCGCAGGCCGCGGAGCTGCCGCGAGTGCTCGCGGAGGTGGACAGACAGGCCGGTGCCCGCCGGGTGGCCGTGGCCGGTGCGACGCCCGCGGGCGCCGAACGCCCCTGGTGGGGGCCCGCGGCCGAGGTACGAGCGCCGGGCCGGGGCGACGTGGTGTGCCGGGTGGATGCCGAGGAGGAGAGCGCCCCGCTCCCCCGCGTCGATCCGACGAGCCTGGTCAGCGCGCTGCTCGCCGACTCCGTCTCGCCGAGGACCGTCGCGATGGCCCTCGCCGCGCAGCCAGGCTGGTCACGCCGCGGCGCCTACGACTTCGTTCTCGCGCTCACTCGACGTCCGTCGGGTTGA